A single genomic interval of Alcanivorax sediminis harbors:
- the ispE gene encoding 4-(cytidine 5'-diphospho)-2-C-methyl-D-erythritol kinase: MTLTLPAPAKINLFLHITGRRPDGYHCLQTLFALLDQADSLTFEPSESLTLRCDDPSLPCDESNLILKAAAALRKHTGCTLGARITLHKRLPMGGGVGGGSSDAATTLLGLNQLWALGLSLDTLSEIGLTLGADVPVFVKGQSAWAEGVGEKITPVSLPDAYFLVVHPQIHVSTARIFGDRELTRDTPISKLPASLEAVLTRDFHNDCEAVAKRHFPEIGKTLDWLRQHAGNSRMTGTGACCFARLTGSQQGQQLLQQLPQHWTGFVARSRNTSPLHEALARFRETQNSGESAQTD; this comes from the coding sequence ATGACCCTGACCCTGCCAGCCCCGGCCAAGATCAACCTTTTTCTGCACATCACCGGCCGCCGACCCGACGGCTATCACTGCCTGCAGACCCTGTTCGCCCTGCTGGACCAAGCTGACTCTCTCACTTTCGAGCCGTCAGAGTCTCTCACGCTGCGCTGTGACGACCCGTCTTTGCCCTGCGATGAGAGCAACCTGATCCTCAAGGCCGCGGCGGCTCTCCGTAAACACACCGGTTGCACGCTGGGTGCACGTATCACCCTGCACAAGCGCTTGCCGATGGGGGGAGGTGTTGGCGGCGGCTCTTCGGACGCAGCCACCACCCTGCTCGGCCTCAACCAGCTCTGGGCACTGGGCTTGTCTTTGGACACCCTCTCGGAAATCGGGCTGACACTGGGCGCCGATGTACCCGTATTTGTAAAAGGTCAATCTGCCTGGGCAGAGGGTGTGGGAGAGAAAATCACCCCGGTTTCGCTACCGGATGCCTACTTTTTAGTCGTTCACCCACAAATTCATGTATCAACTGCTCGAATTTTCGGCGACCGGGAATTGACAAGGGATACCCCCATCAGTAAATTACCGGCCTCGCTTGAGGCGGTGCTAACACGCGACTTTCACAACGACTGTGAAGCGGTAGCAAAGCGGCACTTTCCGGAAATAGGAAAGACGCTGGACTGGCTCAGGCAACATGCGGGAAACTCTCGCATGACCGGTACAGGCGCTTGCTGCTTTGCAAGACTGACCGGATCGCAACAGGGGCAGCAGTTGCTGCAACAGTTGCCACAACACTGGACAGGTTTCGTCGCTCGAAGCAGAAACACCTCCCCTCTTCATGAGGCACTGGCAAGGTTTCGAGAGACACAGAATTCAGGCGAATCTGCACAAACTGATTAA